The Thalassotalea sp. HSM 43 genome window below encodes:
- a CDS encoding GrpB family protein, with translation MICAYKDEWQTDFETEKALITAQYQGDIELFHIGSTAVKGLYAKDCIDILGVVHQLADVANLAHGLTALGYRYKSAYGIEGREYFSKQQRKVHLHIFQAGDKRIANGND, from the coding sequence ATGATCTGTGCATACAAGGACGAATGGCAAACAGATTTCGAAACAGAAAAAGCACTTATAACAGCTCAATATCAAGGAGATATTGAGCTGTTTCATATTGGCTCTACTGCCGTTAAAGGCCTATATGCGAAAGATTGCATCGACATACTAGGTGTGGTTCACCAGCTTGCTGATGTGGCTAACTTGGCGCACGGTTTAACTGCTTTGGGTTATCGTTACAAAAGCGCCTACGGCATCGAAGGCCGAGAGTATTTTTCTAAGCAACAACGCAAAGTCCATTTACATATATTTCAGGCCGGCGATAAACGCATCGCCAATGGCAACGATTGA